A stretch of Phytoactinopolyspora mesophila DNA encodes these proteins:
- a CDS encoding fumarylacetoacetate hydrolase family protein: MQLLRIGEAGAERPAVRVDETTFDLAPITSDIDGAFLADDGIARTRQALEAGELAPVESSGQRIGAPIARPGKIVCIGLNYSDHAAESGMDIPSEPVIFMKAPYTVVGPNDDVLIPRGSKKTDWEIELGVVIGKTGRYLDSPAAAMDVIAGYTISHDVSEREFQLERGGQWDKGKSCETFNPLGPWLVPAQEVPDAEKLDLRLWVNGELRQDGNSSNLIFGIGHVIWYLSQFMVLEPGDLVNTGTPAGVALGMAGQPYLKPGDVVELEIPGLGRQRQTLVPA, from the coding sequence ATGCAGCTTTTGCGCATCGGAGAAGCTGGCGCCGAGCGTCCCGCTGTCCGAGTCGACGAGACCACCTTCGATCTCGCGCCGATCACTTCCGATATCGACGGGGCATTCTTGGCGGATGACGGAATCGCTCGGACCCGCCAGGCATTGGAGGCGGGTGAACTGGCTCCAGTGGAATCATCGGGCCAGCGAATCGGCGCTCCGATCGCGCGCCCCGGAAAGATTGTGTGCATCGGCCTGAACTACAGCGATCACGCCGCCGAGAGCGGGATGGACATTCCTAGCGAACCCGTCATCTTCATGAAGGCGCCATACACCGTCGTCGGCCCGAACGACGACGTCCTGATACCGCGCGGCAGCAAGAAGACCGACTGGGAAATCGAACTCGGAGTGGTGATCGGGAAGACCGGCCGCTACCTGGATTCGCCGGCCGCCGCGATGGACGTGATCGCCGGCTACACCATCTCTCATGACGTCTCCGAGCGAGAGTTCCAACTCGAACGCGGCGGCCAATGGGACAAAGGCAAATCATGTGAAACGTTCAATCCGCTCGGGCCGTGGCTGGTGCCGGCCCAAGAAGTGCCCGACGCAGAGAAACTCGACCTACGGCTTTGGGTCAATGGCGAACTCAGGCAGGATGGGAACTCGTCGAATCTGATCTTTGGAATCGGACATGTCATCTGGTATCTGAGCCAGTTCATGGTGCTCGAACCCGGCGACCTCGTGAATACCGGCACGCCTGCGGGCGTTGCGCTCGGTATGGCTGGGCAGCCATACC